The segment ctgtactTTTCCTTCTGTGACATGTGATAAAAGCTTTCACATCTCGACTTTTAGCTTTACCGTCACTGCCTGAATGAGGGCTGGATTAATGAATGCATTTTCTCATTCTTCCAGGTGGTCGGTGGTCTCGATATACACAAAAAGATGGTCGTGGACGTGTGAGTGCTCCTCCGCTTGCTGACtcccccctccttcctcctcgaCACTCGCTTTCTCCACCATCTCTTAAGATCTGCTCAAGACGTCCAGCAAAACGCTCTGTGTAACTCAATGGAagtattctctctttctctctctctctctttctctctgtctctctctctgtgaagcTACTTTTTCCTTTCAAAAATCACAGGCCTCGCGAAGCCAGCTTTGAAGTGTTATTGAACTGTCACTCCTCTCAATAACCCGGTCGTAGCACTTTAAGAGACTGATGGACATCTATTTAGTCATTTGCAAGAGCATCTCCGATTCTGGATGAGGGGGGCGGAAAGTGGGGAGGGGAAAAGTGGGCGCAGTGAAGAGGCTGGTTGGCTTGTTCATATTtcatcctttcttttttttttttgttaattgttatttttgatatttattttttgttcttgtcttttataaagaagaaaaaatacaaGTATATCCGTGGCTGTCTCGAGTATTTTAACACTTGACTTACAGTACAACTAGAAAGTAGGGTATGAAGTGCCAACCAGAACATATCCAGAAACCAGTCCAAGTTATTACCTATCATCACCGCTGTCATTCATGTCGGACAAACTGGCTTGTGACACTTCCAACTGCAAGACTGCAAAACTAAATTTTCTGACTTTTTGGCTTCAGTTTTAACTTATATGCGAGCAGTTTGGGTTAGACCAGTAAAGCTTCCAGTCACTTTTAGCACAGCaatgcatttttcttttgtgataAGACTGCTAGTTTTATTCATACTTAAGAATGTGTTTATATTGTTGGAGATAATCCTTGTTTCAGTCATGAAATTATAGGTAGATAATTTAATGCCAAGAAAATGTCTTTCCAGAATCTGTGGCTGCAAACTGATACGTGGTTTACTCTTGATGAAGCATTTTGCGTTTAACAGTGTGCACCCATAAGACAATCTCCAATACAAAGAATAGCTCTGCACTCACACTGACAAATGAACTCTAGTGAATTCATtagaatttattttaagttaagaACAGAGACTAGATGGGCTTAGAACTGAGAGGAATAGTTTGAGTGAATCAATGGTGCGATACATATACACCGTTTGTGCAAGTACATAGCAATTTAAGACTTATCTGCAGGCAGTGTTTTTAAACAATATGTATATTAGGTAATCAATGTGTGCTCATGTTCTTTAACTGCTAGAGAAAGAGGTGGTTTCGTCTCTGCTTTACGTGAGCCCTTCTGAATACTTACCTTTCTTCGTACAGCGCAGGGCAGGTCAGTTTTCTTTAACGCACAACTTAAAATCTTAACACGTTATCACGATCAGTGTGCAGTGGGATAGActgtattttttatagttttgctGAAAGCTTACATTTGGAAAGTTGGCTTCTTCTCAGACTTTATATTCGGGTCACAGTCTTCTACTTTTCTTCCCCTCCCACCCACTAATACAAACAGGAAGTACAATATAAATTCAGCCAAATTTTAATTTCTAAGGGAAAAATGCTTCTATAAACAGCATCAGGATAGCCTTCTGCTGTAGAGGCCGACTGCTGGTTTGAACAGAGGTTTTCCGTCAGATGTGAATCTGGAGTGCTCCGTTGTCCCTTATCCCTAAGCGCTGCACGGCTTGGGCCTCCCTGTGCTTGCATGAcatggaaattattttttttgttgtgcatGTAGATCAATTTTTTGAAATAATCCTCTTGTTTACACATGGATGgtgatgttaatatattttaaaaaatttaatggTATACAATATGGATGTTGCCAAACTTTGGTAAATGTACACATATTATGAGAGGTACTCAAAATTAACTACATAtaactttttgtattttacccAGGTCAGTGAGATGCTTCTATTCCAGTAAAAGTTGCATATCTGATCCTGTCTCAAACTGCCACACACTGTACTCAGCTTAAAGGGGAaaagttgatgtttttttctcttttgtatataagtatttgttaaatgcagttctggctctctgtTCTCTGTATAGTTCAGACCGCGCTTTAGTTTGAAAGTGCTATAATTTCTCTGAGGGACTTTGTGTGGAGACCTTTGAAAAGATTTAAGTTTGAGaacctttttttctgtttttgcatgCTGCATCTTATGCTATGGGACTGTTGGAAACTTGATActgtatgaaaataaaatttaaactttgaaatgtaaaaaaaatggatTTTGTTTGTCTAAACCCTTTAGAACCATGTAAATTAATAACAAAACTTGATTTGTCAGGGGTCAGCATACAGTaatttttaagttatttaagAATTAGTTCCTGATCCAAAACCTGACATCTTATTACACTTTAGTGACTAAACACATTAATGGGgattgaaattatttatttacacaaactcATGCTTACAGATAATTGCACACTGTTTATGCATTTATCATGACTTTTTCCTCATGTTTTGGGTCAACTGATCCTAAACTGTTACCATGAAACCAGGTGACCGCTTAAATCATTAGGCCATCACAGAAGACCCTGAGATGTCCGTCCAAAAGAGACTTTATCTATCAACACAGATCCGATCAAAGTGAGAATTCCACCAGCCAAAGGGGGAAAAGGATAAATACAAACAGCAGCCAGTAAGACTTCAGAATCTCTCTGCAGTCCGGCTGGCCACGACCCTGATGTTGCCGTAGACCTTTGAAGGTGGACTTCCTGTAGGGGCAAAAGGGGTTTAAAGGTCACGTCTCAGCACTACATGTGGATTCACAGAGTCCTGtttcaaatatgaaaataagCAATTTGATCAGCTTTTGTTGTattaatgaaatataaaaatcttTCTTACCTAGAATTAAGTTACATATCGCTGTCCGGGCCATCTTAATATTCTGGAAAGACCCCAATATGTGAATTTTTCTGTTAAGAGAGAGGTGAAGGGGTGTTCAACACTTAGGAGAAACAAGAAATGAGACATATCTCTGGTATAGCATATTGTACATTAACACTTCTCTATGGGTTGAAGAGAAACAGAATTCACAACTGCCAATAACTAATTATATATTACAAAAGGTATGTTTCTGCATTTAACAACAAAACACGGCAATGGTGACGTGTTCTACTGAAAGATTATAGAAAGAACAAGATTATGAATCAGCACGGTTTTAGAGGAGTGAATTCATCTCCTTTGCTGAAATGTCAAAGCAGTGTTAGTTCATAAAAAAGTAGTTGGTTTTACAGTGGTAATGCACAAAACCTTTTAGTGTCTATTGAACATTTACCTTAGGGCTGTAGCAGAAAGCAAAAACAGAATTTTCCAACTTCTGTGATTGAATTTTCACAGTTCAACTAAAGTAAACTGTTTGCAAAAGTGCGAAGAAATAACTGACTAAATAACCTAATCGTGACTGATAACAATGGTAATAAAATAGTATTGGCAAAAGCATAATGATTAACATTTTACACTAATGAAAGGAATAGTGACGAGTACTCACGTGTCTGCAAGCACAATGCGAGTCTTTGTGACGTTTTCAATGGTGAATTTGGTTTTTCCTCCCTTCCCTGCTATTCTTCCGATCGCTCTGGATAAGTGGTCTCCCTTCAGAGGTTTCACTGGCAAGACAGAAAACAatttattacacacacataagaTTGGACAATAACTTCATTTTGCAACAGTAAACAAAAggttgtataaaaaaaaatatagtttcAGAGCAGACAGAAGTATCATGTCAGTTGTCATCTTACCATCTGTGACATCAAAAGTTTCAAGGAAAAGCTCATCTAATCTGATGAGAGCTAAGGCGTCCTGggaagagaaagtgtgtgttacATCACAAACCAAAATCAAACAAGGTTGAAGAGACATTCCCAAAACATCAACAATCAAATATTGCCACAGCTATTATAAAGCTAGGTGCTTCAGTTTGACCTTAAAGAAGGAACTTGCCATACTTGGGTTAAatgagataaataaaataaaagccacaTTTACTTGTGGTTCCATCTTATGGGCAGTAGACAACACTGACTTGTTAATTTCAAATATTTGACACAAGTTGCCCTGACCCTAAATCTCTACCACTGGCCACAAAACTTTACATTGGTTAGACAAATACACATTGTTctacaaaacagaaacagactgaGAAATGTGATAAAAAAATAGCCATGCCTCagccaaaatgaaaacataaatagcTAACAAAAATCTTCCAGTAGTGTACTTACTTCAACCTGGAATCCTAGAACAAATGCTCTGACAAAATCTGTTGCTTTTGTGAGCGAGCCAATGTCCTGTGTGTCTTTGCATGTCTGAAAGAAGAAAGGCATTTTACCTACACTGCAGACACAACTGTGGTTACCAGAGAAAAACACTACAAGTagacattgtttttaaaaaaaaaaaaaaaaaaaaaggcttagTCATGTCAACATTGCGTAAATGTGCTGGGGAAACCTACTTTGATTTCAACATTCCTAGTTTTGAGGTTGAATCGAACTTGAAGCTGTAGGTTCTCTACAATTGGGGTGAAAATCTTCAGCCAGTTTTCCTTCAGCGGGGTGTATCTGTGGGCTGGGACAGCAACTTTACGCATCTCATCTGGtccctgaaaaacacacaaaacaataatCATCACACCGTGTGACAACcactagtaacttattacaaaATTTAGAAATGCCTTAATTGGAAAGTAAAAGTTAAAGTCGTGCAGTCCACATTCACTCAGGAATTGGTAGAAGTATTATAAAAAGTAaagcacattttttattgtgactTGATTGTCCTTTTCAGCTTTTAATTACTGATGCATTATCTGCAACGTTTATTTAAAAGTTGTGGGTGGTCTCACTAATGACTAATACTGCTGGGTAGATATTAGCTATGAATATTTCATGAGCTTAACCGGTGTTTTGCATTAAAACACTTATTCTGCAAAGTTGCTAGAGATGGCAGCGGTTGCATTGGAGTATTTCTGAGGACTGGGCAGTGAAATGATAACTTTAAAGTCTCAAGTGTTAGAAGAATCACTAAACTGTCCACAACAATACTTACTGGTGTTTTGCTTCCCCCCTGTGCCACTAGTACAACAGCTAGTACAATAACGTTAGCTTTATTTAGTGAAACCTCAAATACTATACTGCGCAAGCGCAAAACACAGCTACTTTGTGACAAAGACAATTAACACTTTATGGTATTTATATTGGATACTATTGCGATTAGTTTTACCTTTAATTTGTCGCCTGAAATAGGTGGAAACTGCGGCCGCTTGCTTGCCACGGGCTCTTCTGTGTCCATGCCCACTCCATCTTGTTCACGTTTTCGTTTCTGACTCTTTTTAGACTTCACCTTTGTGAAAGACTCGGTGTCATCTTTACTCTCCACGGCAGCGCTGGCGTCTGGGGTTGTAGTTTTATCAATGTCCATCACGAATCtcgtttttttaaatctttaaaccACACTGACCAGCCAAAACTTAGGCAGAAGACGGCCACAGAGACATGAGGGTGTCCTCGTGTAACGAAAAGGACCCAAAAAGCCAAATCGTGGACGCCTGTAGAGTGAAAATAATATATCTGTGTCAAAATTGATTGAATTGAATCTCATTGGATTACTAGaattgagttttaaaaaataaaacatctatgTATATTGTCTGTGTATCTCAAATACGTAACATGTTTACTTGAAATGTATACATTTCGTCAGGCATCTCTTTAGGCAGTCGCACGCTCAGCTGTTGAAAACGTATTAACGTCATTTGTTTGGGTAACGAGCTGCTTTGAACGGTTTTCTTGGTGCTTTTACAAGAACAATTCAGCCGTTTTACACACTATCTTCCATACAGCAGATATGTCATCGCCACTATCAAAGCCTCAGATCATTGTACATATTCAGAAGAGTCTGAACTACACCGTTTTTGATAGTAAATGGATTCCCTGCAGCGCGAAGTTTGTCTGCCTGGGAAACTTCCCCAGAGGAACCGGAGTAATGCAAATATATGAAGTGCAACACGGAGAGGCTCAGCTTATAAAGGAGGTAGATAACCTGTTAACATTGTACTCTTGTTTGCTCTTTCCTTATTTAttgtcagaaataaataaagcaaacgGCTTATTTTAGGGTTAGCTAGCTTAACGTTATCTAGAAAATTTTTGCTGTGTTATTGTCTCCATAGAAACAGGCAAATacctcaataaataaatattgattttttatttattacagatgATGCTAGAGCTGTTGTGAACATACAGTAACGTTATACCGCTTGTTCTTAATAACGCACTAATTAACATAATTACTGAGAGATTGCTAACAATTAACGTTAACATGTCCCTCAATGGGCCCGATGGTGGAACAAGCAACATTTGATCAATGTTTGATACCTGGGTCATTTCAATTTAATATACAAACGTATAATTTCTGCCATACTTCTCTATACTCATTAAACGTATCTAGTTTTTAAGCTCTATTAATCTAATTTTTAAATATCTTCCTTACTGCTGTTTCACTGCTTGTTGCCTAGTCCCATTCATGGAGCTAAAGTTTGCCTCTCGTATGTTTCAGGTAGAGAAATCTAAACCCATAAAGTGTGGGACATTTGGGGCCACATCTCTTCAACAAAGACACATAGCAACTGGGGATTTTGACGGAAATCTCAATATATGGTAATTGGTCCACATCCACTTGTGTCATACCATCTGTGTCTTCCCAGCAATGGCgttaaatgaaatgatttcACCAACCATATCATGTCCACCAACGGTAGAGCCTAAATTCAAAGCTGTTTTAATTCCAAAAGCTCAGTTGGACTATTATAATTAGCCTTTTTGTGGAAAGGCTATTCAATATTTGTAAGATTAATTGCCATCTAACTGACTTGAAAGTGAGTTCATGCTTCTGTTGTCCACAGGAACCTGGAGATGCCTGAAGTGCCAGTGTACACTGTAAAGGCCCACAAAGAGATAGTCAATAGTATCGATGGTGTTGGCGGCCTGGGGATTGGCGATGGTGCACCTGAGATAGTTACTGGAAGTAGAGATGGTAAGAGCATTAAGAAAGTTAAATGTAGTTTATTATTAAAGCAACAATAGAAAGTAATTTAAGTACAGCAGAAATGTAGCTAAAACGTTAAATTACCTTGAGTCTTACAGGGACAGTAAAAGTGTGGGATCCCAGACAGAAGGATTCACCTGTAGCCAACATGGAGCCGGTGGAAGGAGAAACCAAGAGGGACTGCTGGACTGTTGCATTTGGTGTGTAAAATAAGCGTTCAGCTTCTGAAAGTACTTACATCCACAACTTCAGAAGCATGGTTGTTTTAGAAATCtaactgtgtatatatatatatacatatatatatgtgtatgtatatatatatgtgtatgtatgtatatatgtgtatgtatgtatatatgtgtatgtatgtatatatgtgtatgtatgtatatatgtgtgtgtatatatatatatatgtatgtgtatgtatgtatgtatgtgtgtatatatatatatgtatatgtatgtatgtatgtatgtgtgtatatatatatatttatatgtatgtatgtatgtatgtgtgtatatatatatatttatatgtatgtatgtatgtatgtgtgtatatatatatatatatttatatgtatgtatgtatgtgtgtgtatatatatgtatgtatgtatgtatgtatgtatgtatgtatgtgtgtatatatatacacacatacatacatacatcttcCCCTTTTTTTTCCCATATACAAGTATACATGGATACATCCTCAGGTTTATCTATGCCTTCTATACACCAAAGGTGGGTTAGTATGAACACTTACCTAGTGTCGACATCATTCCTTTA is part of the Micropterus dolomieu isolate WLL.071019.BEF.003 ecotype Adirondacks linkage group LG15, ASM2129224v1, whole genome shotgun sequence genome and harbors:
- the pno1 gene encoding RNA-binding protein PNO1; this encodes MDIDKTTTPDASAAVESKDDTESFTKVKSKKSQKRKREQDGVGMDTEEPVASKRPQFPPISGDKLKGPDEMRKVAVPAHRYTPLKENWLKIFTPIVENLQLQVRFNLKTRNVEIKTCKDTQDIGSLTKATDFVRAFVLGFQVEDALALIRLDELFLETFDVTDVKPLKGDHLSRAIGRIAGKGGKTKFTIENVTKTRIVLADTKIHILGSFQNIKMARTAICNLILGSPPSKVYGNIRVVASRTAERF